The Corynebacterium suranareeae genome window below encodes:
- a CDS encoding DUF3040 domain-containing protein — protein sequence MSLSEQEQRALREIEQALMADDPKFGKAVASNNGLTGGGLTLRGIALFVLGLVFLVAGVALSQQTLWFVALGIIGFLVMFGSGVWMLRGDGSNKITVASRTSNAKNRQPGNSTIGDKMEENFRRRFEGNK from the coding sequence GTGTCACTTTCAGAGCAGGAGCAACGGGCACTGCGCGAAATTGAGCAGGCGCTCATGGCAGATGATCCGAAATTTGGAAAAGCGGTTGCAAGTAACAATGGCCTAACAGGCGGTGGATTAACCCTCAGGGGAATCGCACTTTTCGTACTCGGACTTGTATTTCTTGTTGCCGGCGTCGCATTAAGCCAGCAAACATTGTGGTTCGTTGCGCTCGGAATTATCGGATTCTTGGTCATGTTTGGCTCGGGAGTGTGGATGTTGCGCGGAGATGGATCAAATAAGATCACCGTCGCCTCTCGCACCTCCAATGCGAAGAATCGCCAGCCAGGAAATTCCACAATCGGGGATAAGATGGAGGAAAACTTCCGTCGTCGATTTGAGGGAAATAAGTAG
- a CDS encoding SAV_6107 family HEPN domain-containing protein, giving the protein MGDVISATTRFERQGGKRAQFLSKANILLEQAHSYRGEGDLLLALEMSYQSALRTAGAVVAGSAVAARKRKPKSAWDQLHMVGEEAAAWADELSQFSMIRSRANSGLQISLTPAQLDQFMSRVAQFLEEAQQGFGSSVDAA; this is encoded by the coding sequence ATGGGTGACGTAATTTCAGCAACAACGAGGTTTGAACGACAGGGAGGTAAGCGGGCTCAGTTCCTCTCCAAAGCCAATATTCTTTTGGAACAAGCCCATAGTTACCGTGGCGAAGGCGATCTTTTGCTTGCTTTAGAGATGTCATATCAATCCGCACTTCGAACCGCTGGTGCGGTAGTCGCCGGAAGTGCGGTAGCAGCACGAAAGCGCAAGCCTAAAAGTGCGTGGGATCAATTGCATATGGTTGGTGAGGAAGCCGCAGCTTGGGCAGACGAGCTATCTCAGTTTTCGATGATTAGGTCAAGGGCGAACAGTGGGCTGCAGATTTCACTCACGCCGGCTCAACTGGATCAATTTATGTCACGTGTTGCTCAATTCCTGGAAGAGGCACAACAGGGATTCGGTTCAAGCGTGGATGCTGCCTAA
- the mraZ gene encoding division/cell wall cluster transcriptional repressor MraZ, translated as MFLGTYTPKLDDKGRLTLPAKFREDLAGGLMVTKGQDHSLAVYPKEEFAARARKAAAVSRTNPEARAFIRNLAASADEQRPDGQGRITLSAAHRTYAGLTKECVVIGSVDFLEIWDAQAWAAYQEETEAAFSAAEDDVLGGLL; from the coding sequence ATGTTCCTTGGTACCTACACCCCGAAACTCGATGACAAAGGCAGGCTGACTCTTCCGGCAAAGTTCCGTGAGGACCTTGCGGGGGGATTGATGGTGACAAAAGGTCAAGATCACAGTCTCGCGGTTTATCCGAAAGAAGAATTTGCAGCTAGGGCTCGCAAGGCAGCTGCAGTTTCACGGACAAACCCTGAGGCACGTGCGTTTATTCGAAACCTTGCAGCAAGCGCGGATGAACAACGACCAGATGGCCAAGGGCGCATTACTTTATCGGCGGCGCATCGCACGTATGCGGGGCTGACCAAAGAGTGTGTCGTGATTGGTTCGGTGGATTTTCTGGAGATTTGGGACGCTCAAGCCTGGGCCGCGTATCAGGAAGAGACGGAGGCTGCCTTCTCAGCAGCTGAAGATGATGTCCTTGGTGGATTGCTCTAG